The following are from one region of the Sandaracinus amylolyticus genome:
- a CDS encoding porin — MSLRPSLALALVLASSAFVRPAYAQEEPTAEIDVAPAPPEPASAVPAPIEPAPHDALADALTLHATAPGVELGFSPDEGAFVRNADRSFSLQIGLLVQMRYQLSSTPDPARESEFIVRMVRPQLRGTVLAPWIRYFVQPELAGQSARLLDLQIDIQPHEAIGLRAGQFLTPFSRTFTTPVPRLLFPDFSIANDAFRADRDTGAMLFGTPFEGLLEYYVGIFNGNRIDQGGNDDDQMLYMARLVASPLGRVALDETPALAAHVPFRISFGVNGYLGEITRTEARVDATTGLPATATLGIEHQRTLGADVALQWETLALQAELYYRDATLVDGTTRDAIGGYAHLAWMFFRPYLEVAARVSVVDPDLASGGDVQRVIEGLINFYALGNHLKLQLRYANTTDERQHEPARNTIHSGTLQAQLSF; from the coding sequence ATGTCCCTGCGTCCTTCCCTCGCGCTGGCACTGGTGCTGGCGTCGTCGGCCTTCGTCCGTCCTGCGTACGCGCAGGAGGAGCCCACCGCCGAGATCGACGTCGCACCAGCGCCGCCCGAGCCCGCGAGCGCGGTGCCCGCGCCGATCGAGCCAGCGCCGCACGACGCGCTCGCCGACGCGCTCACGCTGCACGCGACCGCGCCGGGCGTGGAGCTCGGCTTCTCGCCCGACGAAGGTGCGTTCGTGCGCAACGCCGATCGCTCGTTCTCGCTGCAGATCGGCCTGCTGGTGCAGATGCGCTACCAGCTCTCGTCGACGCCCGACCCAGCGCGCGAGAGCGAGTTCATCGTGCGCATGGTGCGCCCGCAGCTGCGTGGCACCGTGCTCGCGCCGTGGATCCGCTACTTCGTGCAGCCGGAGCTCGCGGGGCAGAGCGCGCGCTTGCTCGATCTCCAGATCGACATCCAGCCGCACGAAGCGATCGGCCTGCGCGCCGGCCAGTTCCTCACGCCCTTCTCGCGCACCTTCACCACGCCGGTGCCGCGCCTGCTCTTTCCCGACTTCTCGATCGCGAACGACGCGTTCCGCGCGGATCGCGACACCGGCGCGATGCTCTTCGGCACGCCCTTCGAGGGCCTGCTCGAGTACTACGTCGGCATCTTCAACGGGAACCGCATCGATCAGGGCGGCAACGACGACGATCAGATGCTCTACATGGCGCGCCTCGTCGCGAGCCCGCTCGGACGCGTGGCGCTCGACGAGACGCCCGCGCTCGCGGCGCACGTGCCCTTCCGCATCTCGTTCGGCGTCAACGGGTACCTCGGCGAGATCACCCGCACCGAAGCGCGCGTCGACGCGACCACCGGGCTGCCGGCCACCGCGACCCTCGGCATCGAGCACCAGCGCACGCTCGGCGCCGACGTCGCGCTGCAGTGGGAGACGCTCGCGCTCCAGGCCGAGCTCTACTACCGCGACGCGACGCTGGTCGACGGCACGACGCGCGACGCGATCGGCGGCTATGCGCACCTCGCGTGGATGTTCTTCCGGCCCTACCTCGAGGTCGCCGCGCGCGTCAGCGTGGTCGATCCCGATCTCGCGAGCGGCGGTGACGTGCAGCGCGTGATCGAAGGGCTGATCAACTTCTACGCGCTCGGCAACCACCTGAAGCTGCAGCTGCGCTACGCGAACACGACCGACGAGCGCCAGCACGAGCCGGCGCGCAACACGATCCACAGCGGCACGCTGCAGGCGCAGCTCTCGTTCTGA
- a CDS encoding DUF4202 family protein, with protein sequence MLSTLTLQIEGVANVELAQLERDFSSVKVSVVRVPATRGASLDEPDVDHDAWVSPRFDFWAFDRHVDAAVDAGRPLVIRAPARHAARFASEVLTRAQRRIERRNAASATARFDRVLDAHAALHDLSRPLVRADLDHARDAWQWALRLDPGAGEACQIAALFHDVERLESEADARIEQHAPDYRAYKEAHARAGAPRAAAIVLAAGGSEALAREVAQLVESSETPGASREVQLINDADALSFFSLNSPGFVDYFGTTHARKKVAYTIARMSARALAELPKVRLRPDVAQLVAEVIDAPFRAVEATG encoded by the coding sequence GTGCTGTCCACTCTCACGCTCCAGATCGAAGGCGTCGCCAACGTGGAGCTCGCGCAGCTCGAGCGCGACTTCTCGAGCGTGAAGGTGTCGGTCGTGCGCGTCCCGGCGACGCGCGGTGCGAGCCTCGACGAGCCGGACGTCGACCACGACGCGTGGGTGTCCCCGCGCTTCGACTTCTGGGCGTTCGATCGCCACGTCGACGCCGCGGTGGACGCCGGTCGTCCCCTCGTGATCCGCGCGCCGGCGCGACACGCGGCGCGCTTCGCGAGCGAGGTGCTCACGCGCGCGCAGCGCCGCATCGAGCGTCGCAACGCGGCCAGCGCGACCGCGCGCTTCGATCGCGTCCTCGATGCGCACGCGGCGCTGCACGATCTCTCGCGCCCGCTGGTGCGCGCCGATCTCGATCACGCGCGCGACGCCTGGCAGTGGGCGCTCCGGCTCGATCCCGGTGCGGGCGAGGCCTGCCAGATCGCGGCGCTCTTCCACGACGTCGAGCGGCTCGAGAGCGAGGCCGACGCGCGCATCGAGCAACACGCGCCGGACTACCGCGCGTACAAGGAAGCGCACGCGCGCGCCGGCGCACCGCGCGCGGCGGCGATCGTGCTCGCGGCCGGCGGGAGCGAGGCGCTCGCGCGCGAGGTCGCGCAGCTCGTCGAGAGCAGCGAGACCCCGGGCGCGTCGCGCGAGGTCCAGCTGATCAACGACGCCGACGCGCTGAGCTTCTTCTCGCTGAACAGCCCGGGGTTCGTCGACTACTTCGGGACGACGCACGCGCGGAAGAAGGTCGCGTACACCATCGCGCGCATGAGCGCGCGCGCGCTCGCCGAGCTGCCGAAGGTGCGGCTGCGCCCCGACGTCGCGCAGCTGGTCGCCGAGGTCATCGACGCGCCGTTCCGCGCCGTCGAAGCGACCGGCTGA
- a CDS encoding MBL fold metallo-hydrolase has product MHASPSVWPEGTSAAPRRAPMRAHHFAAGTMCPRGRRLIQGSGPLTDRADIVCHCVLLELPDRLVLVDTGLGRSDVQHPDRMSRTMRTLLQPRLSLDDTAHSRIRALGFDPRDVRDIVITHLDFDHAGGLSDFPSARVHVYATEHDAAMERTTRMGGRRYRPAQWSHGPDWVLYETRGDAWFGFEAVRELEGLSPDILMIPLFGHTPGHCGIAFEVNGRWRLHAGDAYFFHGEIDPREPHCPPALLAYEALMDADREARLGNQDRLRKLVLDHADRVDVFCAHDPVELARMPKAAVARRRTERLEARR; this is encoded by the coding sequence ATGCACGCGAGTCCGTCGGTGTGGCCCGAGGGCACGAGCGCTGCACCACGCCGCGCACCGATGCGCGCGCACCACTTCGCCGCAGGCACGATGTGCCCGCGAGGACGTCGACTGATCCAGGGCTCGGGGCCCCTCACGGATCGCGCCGACATCGTCTGTCACTGCGTCCTGCTCGAGCTCCCCGATCGTCTCGTGCTCGTGGACACCGGGCTCGGGCGCTCGGACGTGCAGCACCCCGATCGGATGTCGCGCACGATGCGAACGCTGCTGCAGCCGCGCCTCTCGCTCGACGACACCGCGCACTCGCGCATCCGCGCCCTCGGCTTCGATCCCCGTGACGTGCGCGACATCGTCATCACCCACCTCGACTTCGATCACGCAGGTGGGCTCTCCGACTTCCCGAGCGCGCGCGTGCACGTCTACGCGACCGAGCACGACGCCGCGATGGAGCGCACCACGCGCATGGGGGGCCGTCGTTATCGACCCGCGCAGTGGTCGCACGGGCCCGACTGGGTGCTCTACGAGACGCGCGGCGACGCGTGGTTCGGGTTCGAGGCGGTGCGCGAGCTCGAGGGGCTCTCGCCCGACATCCTGATGATCCCGCTCTTCGGGCACACCCCGGGGCACTGCGGGATCGCGTTCGAGGTGAACGGTCGATGGCGCCTGCACGCGGGCGACGCGTACTTCTTCCACGGCGAGATCGACCCGCGCGAGCCGCACTGCCCGCCCGCGCTGCTCGCCTACGAGGCGCTGATGGACGCCGATCGCGAGGCGCGCCTCGGCAACCAGGATCGGCTGCGCAAGCTCGTGCTCGATCACGCCGATCGCGTCGACGTGTTCTGCGCGCACGATCCCGTCGAGCTCGCGCGCATGCCCAAGGCGGCCGTCGCGCGCCGCCGCACCGAACGCCTGGAGGCGCGTCGATGA
- a CDS encoding CgeB family protein, translating to MKIVVFGLSISSAWGNGHATLWRGLVRALDAMGHEVVFFEKDVPYYAQHRDVDKLTGRSRLVLYAELAHVETQIRNHFRDCDVAMVTSYCPEGALLCERVLASSASVRAFYDLDTPVTLERLHAGERVPYLPSQGLGGFDLVLSYTGGRALDALRRELGARRVAPLYGSVDPDVHAPAPPRREWKGDFSYLGTYAADRQAALDALFLAPARARPDLKFVIGGSMYPEGFPWSSNIWYVAHVPPPHHPAFYASSPLTLSVTRGPMKEMGWCPSGRLFEAAACGVPVLSDEFAGLEEFYTPGSEILVAEDGDDAIGAIERPREELARIARRARERTLAEHTATNRARELIARLEEARRPIVHAAPDERRAAGA from the coding sequence ATGAAGATCGTCGTGTTCGGGCTCTCGATCTCGAGCGCGTGGGGCAACGGCCACGCGACGCTCTGGCGTGGCCTCGTGCGCGCGCTCGACGCGATGGGGCACGAGGTCGTCTTCTTCGAGAAGGACGTCCCGTACTACGCGCAGCACCGCGACGTCGACAAGCTCACGGGGCGCAGCCGTCTCGTGCTCTACGCCGAGCTCGCGCACGTCGAGACCCAGATCCGCAATCACTTCCGCGACTGCGACGTCGCGATGGTCACGTCGTACTGCCCCGAGGGCGCGCTGCTCTGCGAGCGCGTGCTCGCCTCGAGCGCGAGCGTGCGCGCGTTCTACGATCTCGACACGCCGGTCACGCTCGAGCGCCTGCACGCGGGCGAGCGCGTGCCCTACCTGCCCTCGCAAGGGCTCGGCGGGTTCGATCTCGTGCTGAGCTACACCGGAGGGCGCGCGCTCGACGCGCTCCGTCGCGAGCTCGGCGCGCGACGCGTCGCGCCGCTCTACGGCAGCGTCGATCCCGACGTGCACGCGCCCGCGCCGCCGCGGCGCGAGTGGAAGGGCGACTTCTCGTATCTCGGCACCTACGCCGCGGATCGTCAGGCTGCGCTCGACGCGCTCTTCCTCGCGCCGGCGCGCGCGCGGCCCGATCTGAAGTTCGTGATCGGCGGCTCGATGTACCCCGAGGGATTCCCTTGGAGCTCCAACATCTGGTACGTCGCGCACGTCCCGCCGCCGCACCATCCCGCGTTCTACGCGAGCTCGCCGCTCACGCTGAGCGTCACGCGCGGGCCGATGAAGGAGATGGGCTGGTGTCCGTCGGGGCGGCTCTTCGAGGCCGCCGCGTGCGGCGTGCCGGTGCTCAGCGACGAGTTCGCGGGGCTCGAGGAGTTCTACACGCCGGGCTCGGAGATCCTCGTCGCGGAGGACGGCGACGACGCGATCGGCGCGATCGAGCGACCGCGCGAAGAGCTCGCACGGATCGCGCGCCGCGCCCGAGAGCGGACGCTCGCCGAGCACACCGCGACGAACCGTGCGCGCGAGCTGATCGCGCGTCTCGAGGAGGCCCGCAGGCCGATCGTGCACGCAGCGCCGGACGAGCGGCGCGCTGCCGGGGCGTGA
- a CDS encoding nucleotidyltransferase family protein has translation MTWGIVPAAGLGSRIQPLAFSKELLPVGSRLEGGIERPRAVSEYLVERMMIGGATKICFVISPGKSDIVEYYGGRVGGAPVCYVVQPEPKGLCDAIFQSLPLISDDEPVIVGLPDTVWFPENALRALPDDELSFLCFPVDEPQHFDAVVSDEKGAVREIQVKRADASSRWIWGAFKMPGRVLSELHTLWEEPDRGDPYVGTLVNEWLARGGRARAVHAGTGYVDVGTLHGYRDAQRLLDGRAREGAPRPFAASARVPGLASSASR, from the coding sequence ATGACCTGGGGAATCGTGCCCGCGGCCGGGCTCGGCAGTCGGATCCAGCCGCTCGCGTTCTCGAAGGAGCTCCTGCCCGTCGGCAGCCGTCTCGAGGGAGGCATCGAGCGCCCGCGCGCGGTGAGCGAGTACCTCGTCGAGCGCATGATGATCGGCGGCGCGACGAAGATCTGCTTCGTCATCTCGCCGGGCAAGAGCGACATCGTCGAGTACTACGGCGGGCGCGTCGGAGGCGCGCCGGTCTGCTACGTCGTGCAGCCCGAGCCCAAGGGGCTCTGCGACGCGATCTTCCAGTCGCTGCCGCTGATCTCCGACGACGAGCCGGTGATCGTCGGGCTGCCCGACACCGTGTGGTTCCCCGAGAACGCACTGCGCGCGCTGCCCGACGACGAGCTCTCGTTCCTGTGCTTCCCGGTCGACGAGCCGCAGCACTTCGACGCGGTGGTGAGCGACGAGAAGGGTGCGGTGCGCGAGATCCAGGTGAAGCGCGCCGACGCATCGAGCCGGTGGATCTGGGGCGCGTTCAAGATGCCGGGGCGCGTGCTCTCGGAGCTCCACACGCTCTGGGAGGAGCCCGATCGCGGCGATCCCTACGTGGGCACGCTGGTGAACGAGTGGCTCGCGCGCGGCGGTCGTGCGCGCGCGGTGCACGCGGGCACGGGCTACGTCGACGTGGGCACGCTGCACGGCTATCGCGACGCGCAGCGCCTGCTCGACGGTCGTGCGCGCGAGGGCGCGCCTCGTCCTTTCGCTGCGTCGGCGCGCGTGCCCGGGCTCGCGTCGTCGGCGTCGCGCTGA
- a CDS encoding PIG-L deacetylase family protein, which yields MPVDALLDALVRGDPIAGVCVVVAHPDDETAFAGLCLADRADHLHLVHLTDGAPVDSWFAHNAGCTTREAYAALRARELDGALAELGLERARRTPLGARDQEAADALPDLAREIARIVAHQRPALVITHAYEGGHPDHDAAAFAVRAALRLLPADVARPALAEMASYHAGEGERLARGFLPRPTDARRRARTATHEERARKRRALDRFVSQREVLRALDPDGELFRPAAIEDFGAPPHEGTLHYERHRWRLDGAAFRARVARAASALGVQTVLP from the coding sequence ATGCCGGTCGACGCGCTGCTCGACGCGCTCGTGCGCGGCGATCCGATCGCCGGGGTGTGCGTGGTCGTCGCGCACCCCGACGACGAGACCGCGTTCGCCGGGCTGTGCCTCGCCGATCGCGCCGATCACCTGCACCTCGTCCATCTCACCGATGGCGCACCGGTCGACTCGTGGTTCGCGCACAACGCGGGGTGCACGACGCGCGAGGCCTACGCCGCGCTGCGCGCGCGCGAGCTCGACGGAGCGCTCGCGGAGCTCGGGCTCGAGCGGGCCCGCCGGACCCCGCTCGGTGCACGCGATCAGGAGGCCGCCGACGCGCTGCCCGATCTCGCGCGCGAGATCGCGCGGATCGTCGCGCACCAGAGGCCCGCGCTGGTGATCACCCACGCGTACGAGGGGGGTCATCCCGATCACGATGCAGCGGCGTTCGCGGTGCGCGCCGCGCTCCGTCTGCTGCCCGCCGACGTCGCGCGCCCGGCGCTCGCGGAGATGGCCTCGTACCACGCCGGCGAAGGAGAGCGCCTCGCGCGCGGGTTCTTGCCGCGGCCCACCGATGCGCGACGTCGGGCCCGCACGGCCACGCACGAGGAGCGCGCGCGGAAGCGTCGCGCGCTCGATCGGTTCGTGTCGCAGCGCGAGGTGCTGCGCGCGCTCGATCCCGACGGCGAGCTGTTCCGTCCCGCGGCGATCGAGGACTTCGGCGCGCCGCCGCACGAAGGAACGCTCCACTACGAGCGCCATCGCTGGCGACTCGATGGCGCGGCGTTCCGCGCACGGGTGGCGCGCGCCGCGTCGGCCCTCGGCGTGCAGACGGTGCTCCCGTGA
- a CDS encoding glycosyltransferase, producing the protein MNVLSISYALAPVDADAVGGAEVVLAQIDAALVRAGHGSIVIAPAGSRVRGALVATPAVPDVIDDAARERAIDASRRAAEYALATFAIDVVLAHGLDFEATLPATSVPIVVVLHMPISFYAPGVLERAAARENVQLVCVSRSQAADVPSVIRARVRVVENGIDLARYAPRARKHGYALALGRVCPEKNLPAAIAGARHAGVPLLIAGAVFPYEAHERHFREAIAPELGRDVRWLGPVQGARKRRLLAGARCVLVPSLVAETSSLVAMEALASATPVIAYPNGALADVVEDGRTGFLVNDARAMGDAIARLHEIDPRVCRAAAEARFDLARTSARWIDLLVQRREGERAA; encoded by the coding sequence GTGAACGTGCTCTCGATCTCGTACGCGCTCGCGCCGGTGGACGCCGACGCGGTCGGCGGCGCGGAGGTGGTGCTCGCGCAGATCGACGCCGCGCTGGTGCGCGCGGGCCACGGATCGATCGTGATCGCGCCCGCGGGATCGCGGGTCCGAGGGGCGCTCGTCGCGACACCGGCGGTCCCCGACGTGATCGACGATGCAGCCCGCGAGCGTGCGATCGACGCGAGCCGGCGCGCGGCGGAGTACGCGCTCGCGACGTTCGCGATCGACGTGGTGCTCGCGCACGGGCTCGACTTCGAGGCGACGCTGCCCGCGACGAGCGTGCCGATCGTCGTGGTGCTCCACATGCCGATCTCGTTCTACGCGCCGGGCGTGCTGGAGCGCGCGGCCGCGCGGGAGAACGTGCAGCTCGTGTGCGTCTCGCGCTCGCAGGCGGCCGACGTGCCGAGCGTGATCCGAGCGCGGGTGCGCGTGGTGGAGAACGGCATCGACCTCGCGCGCTACGCGCCGCGCGCGCGCAAGCACGGATATGCGCTCGCGCTCGGCCGGGTGTGCCCCGAGAAGAACCTGCCCGCCGCGATCGCCGGCGCGCGTCACGCCGGCGTGCCGCTGCTGATCGCCGGCGCGGTGTTTCCCTACGAAGCGCACGAGCGTCACTTCCGCGAGGCGATCGCGCCCGAGCTCGGGCGTGACGTGCGCTGGCTCGGTCCGGTGCAGGGCGCGCGCAAGCGGCGCCTGCTCGCGGGCGCGCGCTGCGTGCTGGTCCCGAGCCTCGTCGCGGAGACGAGCTCGCTCGTCGCGATGGAGGCGCTCGCGTCGGCCACCCCGGTGATCGCGTACCCGAACGGCGCGCTCGCGGACGTGGTCGAGGACGGACGCACCGGCTTCTTGGTGAACGATGCGCGCGCGATGGGCGACGCGATCGCGCGCCTGCACGAGATCGATCCGCGCGTGTGTCGCGCCGCGGCGGAGGCGCGCTTCGATCTCGCCCGCACGAGCGCGCGCTGGATCGATCTGCTCGTGCAGCGTCGCGAGGGCGAGCGTGCCGCGTGA
- a CDS encoding GNAT family N-acetyltransferase translates to MPRELELARAEPALRATWIDDPDALTAITREWDALCDACPWSSPFLRPTWVIPALRHLGQQARVIVVRRERALAGVLPLAALEREPGTWVLAGTGPSDALDLIAREHDARMVARVALEAVHARGEWRALELHELAESSPLLAAARAGHAGRVIVDDALSVSPVLTWPEPARTLDDVLAASWARRVRYDRRRAARESIVPEIARGEHVDEALHAWRTNHEARWAARGEAGALVGRHTFLDEAVRALLREGRAELCSLRANGALAASYLVLREGTWAGLYLGGFDPALARSSPLVVLIAEIVERLAREGVRAFDFLRGAEPYKYQWGAQDRVLRRVRVEP, encoded by the coding sequence GTGCCGCGTGAGCTCGAGCTCGCGCGCGCCGAGCCGGCGCTGCGGGCGACGTGGATCGACGATCCCGACGCGCTGACCGCGATCACACGCGAGTGGGACGCGCTCTGCGATGCATGCCCGTGGTCCTCGCCGTTCCTGCGGCCGACGTGGGTGATCCCGGCGCTGCGGCACCTCGGCCAGCAGGCGCGCGTGATCGTCGTACGGCGCGAGCGCGCGCTCGCCGGCGTGCTCCCGCTCGCGGCGCTCGAGCGCGAGCCCGGCACCTGGGTGCTCGCGGGGACGGGGCCGAGCGACGCGCTCGATCTGATCGCGCGCGAGCACGATGCCCGCATGGTCGCCCGGGTCGCGCTCGAGGCCGTGCACGCGCGCGGCGAGTGGCGTGCCCTCGAGCTGCACGAGCTCGCGGAGTCGTCCCCACTGCTCGCCGCCGCGCGCGCCGGGCACGCCGGGCGTGTGATCGTCGACGACGCGCTCTCGGTCTCGCCCGTGCTCACCTGGCCCGAGCCCGCGCGCACGCTCGACGACGTGCTCGCCGCGTCGTGGGCGCGCCGCGTTCGTTACGACCGCCGGCGCGCCGCACGCGAGTCGATCGTGCCGGAGATCGCGCGAGGCGAGCACGTCGACGAGGCGCTGCACGCATGGCGCACGAACCACGAGGCGCGCTGGGCCGCGCGCGGCGAGGCCGGCGCGCTCGTCGGGCGCCACACGTTCCTCGACGAGGCGGTGCGCGCGCTGCTGCGCGAGGGACGCGCCGAGCTCTGCTCGCTGCGCGCGAACGGCGCGCTCGCGGCGTCGTACCTCGTGCTGCGCGAGGGCACGTGGGCCGGGCTCTACCTCGGCGGCTTCGATCCCGCGCTCGCGCGATCGAGCCCGCTCGTCGTGCTGATCGCGGAGATCGTCGAGCGCCTCGCGCGAGAAGGCGTGCGCGCGTTCGACTTCCTGCGCGGGGCCGAGCCCTACAAGTACCAATGGGGCGCGCAGGATCGCGTGCTCCGCCGCGTGCGCGTGGAGCCATGA
- a CDS encoding HAD family hydrolase: protein MNASAPRHRILAVDLDGTLLKDDRTVAPEDLAAIREARAAGVYVTIVTGRIASGALPTAREVGIDTPIVCADGAQLVQPATGELIARKSLPGKATRAALTVFSDRRLTPFVLTHEAIHARRGAESLAPWVIGWSPELRLHAPEELAWPELRDVAIVLGIGNRDVAGNALDELGQSLPPSAGAVAFPMGSDEVWGVRVQARGCTKSAGLSALAARLGVRRTDVAYVGDWYNDISAFAWAGRSFAMGHAPQDVKRHANEVLRATSENGGGVAEVVHRWL from the coding sequence GTGAACGCCTCCGCACCGCGACATCGCATCCTCGCCGTCGATCTCGACGGCACGCTGTTGAAGGACGACCGCACCGTGGCGCCCGAGGACCTCGCGGCGATCCGCGAAGCACGCGCCGCGGGTGTGTACGTCACGATCGTCACCGGACGCATCGCCTCCGGCGCGCTTCCGACCGCGCGCGAGGTCGGCATCGACACACCGATCGTGTGCGCGGACGGCGCGCAGCTGGTGCAGCCCGCGACGGGCGAGCTGATCGCGCGCAAGAGCCTTCCCGGCAAGGCCACGCGGGCGGCGCTCACGGTGTTCTCCGATCGGAGGCTCACGCCTTTCGTGCTCACGCACGAGGCGATCCACGCCCGGCGAGGCGCGGAGTCGCTCGCGCCATGGGTGATCGGCTGGTCACCCGAGCTGCGTCTGCACGCGCCCGAAGAGCTCGCGTGGCCCGAGCTGCGCGACGTGGCGATCGTGCTCGGGATCGGCAATCGCGACGTCGCGGGCAACGCGCTCGACGAGCTCGGACAGTCGCTACCGCCCTCGGCCGGCGCGGTCGCGTTTCCGATGGGCAGCGATGAAGTGTGGGGCGTGCGCGTGCAGGCGCGCGGCTGCACGAAGAGCGCGGGGCTCTCGGCGCTCGCGGCGCGGCTCGGGGTGCGGCGCACCGACGTCGCGTACGTGGGCGACTGGTACAACGACATCTCCGCGTTCGCGTGGGCGGGTCGTTCGTTCGCGATGGGGCATGCGCCCCAGGACGTGAAGCGGCACGCGAACGAGGTGCTGCGCGCGACGAGCGAGAACGGCGGAGGCGTCGCCGAGGTGGTGCACCGCTGGCTGTGA
- a CDS encoding SDR family oxidoreductase, with amino-acid sequence MATHTTPHVDPRHAGKKPPFDERTQPHPGLEAAMRTKPDFGEETYVGFGRLSGRRALITGGDSGIGRAVALAFAREGADVAFTYLPAEKRDAAETQRVVEAAGRKAIAIEADLSDPAACERVVRDAAHGLGGLDLLVNNAAFQGKAVKAFEELDPERVIHTFQVNVIAMFHLVRAALTHLQAGGSIINVASIQAYQPSSAILDYAATKGAIVSFTKGLAKELIGRGIRVNCVAPGPVWTPIIPQSFDAEKVREDGKDNPMERPAQPVELAPAFVFLASDEGRFVNGEILGVTGGLPLG; translated from the coding sequence ATGGCGACCCACACCACTCCGCACGTCGACCCGCGCCACGCGGGCAAGAAGCCTCCCTTCGACGAGAGAACGCAGCCGCATCCCGGCCTCGAAGCGGCGATGCGCACCAAGCCGGACTTCGGCGAAGAGACCTACGTGGGCTTCGGTCGGCTCAGCGGGCGCCGCGCATTGATCACCGGGGGCGACAGCGGCATCGGGCGCGCGGTCGCGCTCGCGTTCGCGCGCGAGGGAGCGGACGTCGCGTTCACGTACCTGCCCGCGGAGAAGCGCGATGCCGCCGAGACGCAGCGCGTCGTCGAGGCCGCGGGGCGCAAGGCGATCGCGATCGAGGCCGACCTCTCCGATCCCGCGGCGTGCGAGCGCGTCGTGCGCGATGCGGCGCACGGGCTCGGTGGGCTCGACCTGCTCGTCAACAACGCCGCGTTCCAGGGCAAGGCGGTGAAGGCGTTCGAGGAGCTCGATCCCGAGCGCGTCATCCACACGTTCCAGGTGAACGTGATCGCGATGTTCCACCTCGTGCGCGCGGCGCTCACGCACCTGCAGGCGGGCGGATCGATCATCAACGTCGCGTCGATCCAGGCCTACCAGCCGAGCTCCGCGATCCTCGACTACGCCGCGACGAAGGGCGCGATCGTGAGCTTCACGAAGGGCCTCGCGAAGGAGCTGATCGGCCGCGGCATCCGCGTGAACTGCGTCGCGCCGGGTCCGGTGTGGACGCCGATCATCCCGCAGTCCTTCGATGCGGAGAAGGTGCGCGAGGACGGCAAGGACAACCCGATGGAGCGGCCGGCCCAGCCCGTCGAGCTCGCGCCGGCGTTCGTGTTCTTGGCGAGCGACGAGGGGCGGTTCGTGAACGGGGAGATCCTGGGTGTCACGGGCGGGCTGCCGCTCGGATGA
- a CDS encoding VOC family protein, with protein MATKAKSSIPEGYHSVTPYLIVKGAAKAIEWYQRALGAKELYRMDGPGGTIAHAEIQIGDSRVMLADESPEMGATGPGSLGGTPVGLMLYVTDVDSVFARAVKEGAKQERPVADQFYGDRMGSMVDPFGHKWTIGTHIEDVPPEEMEKRHREFMAKMGKK; from the coding sequence ATGGCGACGAAGGCGAAGAGCTCGATCCCCGAGGGCTATCACAGCGTCACGCCGTACTTGATCGTGAAGGGCGCCGCGAAGGCGATCGAGTGGTACCAACGCGCGCTCGGCGCGAAGGAGCTGTACCGGATGGACGGCCCGGGCGGCACCATCGCGCACGCGGAGATCCAGATCGGCGACTCGCGCGTCATGCTCGCCGACGAATCGCCGGAGATGGGCGCGACGGGGCCCGGATCGCTCGGCGGAACGCCGGTCGGGCTGATGCTCTACGTGACCGACGTGGACTCGGTGTTCGCGCGCGCGGTGAAGGAAGGCGCGAAGCAGGAGCGTCCGGTGGCCGATCAGTTCTACGGCGATCGGATGGGCTCGATGGTCGATCCGTTCGGCCACAAGTGGACGATCGGCACGCACATCGAGGACGTGCCGCCCGAGGAGATGGAGAAGCGACACCGCGAGTTCATGGCGAAGATGGGCAAGAAGTGA